The Coccinella septempunctata chromosome 9, icCocSept1.1, whole genome shotgun sequence genomic interval TTCATAACCCCTGATGGACTTTATGAGTAGGTATAATAGAATGCCCTTTGGTTTTATTAATTCGCCACCATGTTACCAATCAGCTATTGATAAAGCTCTAGGAGACTATAAAGACATAATTGCTTTAGTTTATGTCGATGATGTTCTTTGCCCctgtgaaaatattgaagaaggtTTCGACAATCTGAAGAAAATTATAACTCGATTATCTCAATGCGGATTTActttaaattatgaaaaatgtgaattcttcAAAACATCGATAGAATTTCTAGGCGTAGTAATAAAAAAAGGAACTGTAAAACCTAGTCCGAGTAAAATAGAATCTCTCAAAAATACCCCTCAACCAGTAGATGTGAAAGGTGTACGACAATTTTTGGGTCTTGCTAGTTATTTTAGAAggtttataaaaaattttgccACACTCACCGCTCCAATTTCTTCTTTACTAAGAAAAAGCTCTGAGTTtaaatggactgagcaatgtgaAAATATCCGCTCAGAAGTTATAACACGACTCACGCAAAAACCACTACTTAGGATCTTCAATCCTGATTGGGAAACAGAACTTCATACAGATGCTAGCGCTGTTGGAATTGGAGGAATTTTAATGCAAACAGATTCGGAGAAAAAAACACATCCGGTAGCCTATTTTAGTCGAAAAACCACTCTTGTAGAATCTAAGTATCACTCGTATGATCTTGAAACGCTGGCCATTGTAGAGGCCACTAGCTATTTTCGAAATTACTTGTATGgcattaaatttaaaatttttaccgATTGTAATTCCGTAAGAGCCACAGCCCTAAAGAAGGAATTGCTTCCAAGAGTAGCTCGTTGGTGGATTCGGTTGCAGGACTTTGATTTTGAGATAGAATATCGTCCTGGTGAAAAAAATGAAGCATGTTGATTATCTTAGTAGAAATCTTCCCTGTGAGAACAACATACTGGCGCTCTGTAATGTTAAAGGTTCTCCGCAATCTATCAGAGAATGGCAAAAGGCAGACCCCTTCTGCATAGGACTACTAGATGGAAGTTTACATGAAGAGGGATTCTCAGTACAAGACGGAACCGTTTATTAGAGGGCAAGGAGAACTGATCCAGCCAGATGTTTTGTTCCAAAGTTGGCGAGACTGGAGATCATGAAGCTGTACCATGACGAGTCTTCCCATATAGGATTTGAGAAGATGATTGCCAAAATGAAAGAAGATTTGATTTGGCCAGGACTGAGTAAGACCGTTCGCAAATATGTACAAAGCTGCCGGTCCTGCACAGTTGGCAAATCTCATACTGGCAAAAGACCTGGCTTTTGTTAACTTACTGATGTCCCAATTGAACGATTGGATACGTGGCACATAGATCACGCAGGACCATTAGTGAAATCTTTTGGATGCACCCAGATCTTAGTGATTGTCGATGGTTTCACACGATTCATCAAACTATGCCCATTGAAGCAGAGAACTACAGAAGAAAGTATAAAAGGTCTACAGAAGTCATTTGCCGAATTGGGAAAACCGAAGAGAATAATAGCAGACAGAGGAACTGCATTCATATCATCGAAATTCAAGCAATTTCTTGAGACAGAAGGTGTAAAATTGCATTTCATCGCCACAGGACTACCACGAGGAAAGGGAAAAGTCGAACGAGTTATGAGAATTGTTTTCAATGCATTGAGGTGCATTCTTAATGAAAAGGAAGAGAAATTATGGTTCCAAGCCCTACCGAAAGTCGAAGATGACTTGAATAATACAGTTAATAAATCGACAGGGTATGCCCCAGTTGTTTTGATGAAAAACGCGAATAAACGATTAACAGCTACCATGAACCTATTAAGCGATATAGTAGTAAAGCCAATAGAAGTCAATAAAGGAGCTCTTAGGGAGAAGCTCAATGTTGCAACCAATCATACAAAGAAGAAATTCGATGAAACCCGAAAAGCTAGTTACCCGTTTGAAGTTAACCAAAAAGTTGTAATGGAAGTGACACAACTATCTAATGGAGGAAAGTTGAAGCCAAAATTTATTGGCCCTTTTGAAATCAAGGCTGTCTTACCGAATGATCGATATGTACTGAAAAGGATAGGCGGCCAGAATAGAACGACCACGGCAGGCCAGGAACAATTAAGAATTTGGCCTGAAGATCCTTGTGAATTGTGAAATTTTCAATGTGACAGTGTATCTAACAAAAACTGTGAAAATGTTAACTGTTTAATGTTTGTATCTATCATTGCACTACAAAATCTAATACTGTTTTATACGATTTGAGTTGAATTAATATGCTCCGAACTTGATAGCCTTGAAATATTAGCTTCTTTGAATGGTTTCAATGTCATTGCGAAGACCAGGGAGGTTCgcttatttttgttttctggtGTAACAGGTGTTACAGTTTATTGTTTTTAGTTTTGCTTTTATTTTATCTGAACCGTAGTATTGACACGCATGCCCGTGACTTAGGCGAAGTCCTGTGTGGTATACCTCTGAGCAATGCTATAGTCTGATAATAGTTTCTTTTGGTTAGCCAGGTTTGATTTTCTTTCATTCATGTACACAAGATTAAACTCTTTTATGTTTACAAGTTCTCTTTAACAATGTTGCTTGTTATTAAGATAAGTGAAACGAGCACGTTTCAATGGTCAGTATGgccgtgttagcaaatgttaattttgaccccctttataatataatgataatgtcCGATGATGAATGtcaaaggaagaataagagtatagaacccatGCTCTGTGCACCCTGTGCTTCTATGTAACCTGCTTTCTCTATGCATAGGTATAAGACAGAATTACCCGACCTTCCTTGCCGAGTGGTACGCTTTTTTCCTGATCCTTCGTTGGAGCACCGCCACGTGCGAGATAACCGTCCGCCATTTTACTTTGTAAATAAAAGCTTTCGCCCACGATACACCTTGCGTTTTCATTTCTTACATGTATGAGTTTTAACAAAGGTAAGTGTAATGAGGTACCTCATAAGCCCGTTCATTGAAAACACACAACTCATAATAACagttttatgattttcaatTCGAAGCGCGAAATCAGAATACTATTCCTTGTATTTTACATAAATATCGACAAGAAAATGAACATCCTGAGGGACAAAACATAAGTAAGACGTTAATTGTTCCTTTTCTTATCAAATAATTATCGATGTTCAGAAAATACTCTTTCCAATTATGtactttttcctatttttttttctttacagaATGGACGCTTTCCTGTTTAACGCCTTCGGAATTAGTTCCGAACCACTTGGCCAACTCAGTAGAAAGGACATCGAAAGGAAATTGGGTTTGGAAGAAGTCAAAATTTTTGCTGACTCGAACAAGATCTATCAACCTGATTCATCTTTGTCTAAAAACTCCGGAGTGAGCTTCGAATCACAGCAATCAGCTTCCCAACTGAGCGAAaaggttttgtgttcggaaaaagccAAAGTCTCTACCGAATCTTACAAAATGAACTaatatgattattcattgtatgatgacatcttcggaatgagtttagaatctcagcaatcaataccccaactaagcaatgaggaaatggaaatgatttgttGTCTGGAAGAAGCCAAAACCTCTGTTGATGTGAACAAGATCAATCAACCTGCTTCTTCTTTGACTAACACTTTCGGGAAGAATCTCGGATCACAGCAATCAACTCCTCATCTCagcgatgaggaattcgaaaggattttgtgtgtggagaaagccaaaatttttgccgaatcgaacaaaataaaacaatctgattattcatttTCTGACATCTTGGGAAAAACTTCAGAACCTCAGCCATCACCACAACAAAacagcaatgaggaattggaaataATTGTGCGTCTGGCAGAAGCTAAAATCTTCGCTGACTCGAACAAGATCTGTCAGCCTGATTCTTCCTTGTCTAACAACTTCGGAATGGGAATCGAATCACAGGAACTCAGCGAAaaggttttgtgttcggaaaaagccTCTGCCGAAACGAATAAAATGTACCaatatgattattcattgtctGATGACATCTTTGGAATGAGTTTAGCACCTCAGCAATCGACACCCCAACTCtgcaatgaggaattggaaatgatgTGGCGTCTGGATGAAACCGGAATCTTTTCTGAATCTAACATATCCGGAAATAGTTTCGAATCACAGGAATCAGCTCCCCAACTCagcgatgaggaattcgaaagaaTTTTGTGTGTGGAGAAAGCCAAAGTCTCTGCCGAAGGGAACAGAATGAATCAATCTGATTATTCATTGTTTGACATCTTCGGAACTTTAGAACTTCAGCCATCACCACAACAACTCAGCaatgaggaaatggaaatgatttTGCGTCTGGAAGAAACCAAAAGCTTTGCTGAATCGAACAATATCAATCAACCTGATTTTTCCTTGTTTAATAAACATGGAGTGAGTTTCGAATCAGAGCAATCATTTTCCCAACACTGCGAAaaggttttgtgttcggaaaaagccAAAGTCTCTTCCGCATCGAACAACTTCGACAACTTCGGAATGATTCATGGTCAACTCACTGATGTCGAATTTGAAAGGATTTTGGGATTGGGTGAATCAAATGTCTCTGCCGAATCGACCACGCAGATAAATCGATCTCATTCCGACCAATATATGACAGATTGGAATTCGCAGGAGCCAATAAAAATAGATGATATGTTTAATGGACATAGTTCCCATCAAGCACCGGACACTCAACTCCAAAATTCGATTATTTCACCAGATTCGGGCATCTGTGATGAAGGATTAGCGGAATCCGATTCATCTTCATCAACTCCACCTACCTATTCCCAAATTTTCAAAGTAAAAGATCATAAAGATCAATGTTTACAACAGAAGGAATGTTACCGAACATCGGTACCCAAGTCCACACCCTACGTCTTCAATACAAAAACAATtcgggtttatggaaaaatcgcAATTACGAAATAGTTGAAAGTGTGAGACCAACAAGTATGATACCAAAAAGGTGAGTGATTTCTACCATATAGGTACTACCACTTatattcaaaacaaatcatATGCAGGTCGTTCCACGCCTCGCGCCACCTGACGATTAATGTTCATTTTCTAACTTATGATTATTCTAACCGAAAATCGTGTATTTCATGCATTTTCAAATCAGATACATGGAAAATGCTTTGTTGGACAATTCAAGCAGATAACGTCATTCTTAAAACATAAGAATTTTttgttaattgaaacttgatataAATccgaaataaattgaatatatataaatatatactgCTAGGTTAAGGCTCTTAGTTCTGTTAacttataaatatatatatcaaAACAATTAAAGAATTTTGGAAGACCTGTAATAATACTTCTTTAACGTATTTTCGGAATTACATGAACAATTCTttcagttttgtttttgtaatcatatttttttatcacgAAATTTCGAAGAGacttcaaaattttcaccaaagcCGCAATAATGCGGTTCATTCCAGAAATAATACAGAGAATAACCAATTTATATTTTTGCAGTGACGTCATCAAGCCAAAAGTGAGAATAAGACAAGGTGTCCGGAAACTGCAAAAACAGAAGGTAAGTTTTGTACTATTATTAGGTatgaattcaattattattcttattcgtGTGTTTCTGCTTACTAGGGCTGACTAGACTTGACTGTTTTGTATGAGCAGGTGATTTTAAGGGAacagtttatttcattcttcTTTAAATTCTGCTGTGAAAAGAGAAACACTAACCTTGTAGTTATTTATAAGAAATTTAGTATAGATTCTCCACGAGTATATGGGGGGTGTTCGAATTTGAGTAGAGATCTCGTTCACACTTCTTTGAGTTATCAATCGTGGGTTCGATCCTGTTTGGGATAATCTTCCGGACTGTTCAGATCAAAAACAATAACGATTCACATTATGGCTTGATCAACTGAGACATAGAGAATATACGGAAAGAATATCTGCATTCTTGGAAGTTGGAAACACAAATCTAATTAAATACGAAATGGTGGAGAAAGAAAATGGTTGTGGAATAATGTACTTTTATCATTATTACACGCACGACGTATCAGAGAATCTTTGGAAACGAAGCTATTTGTAGACAAGTACCGGGTACTAGGTGTACCTATGCAtctgaacattttcatttttatttactcatcattcgaattgacgcgtccttcatcaagttttaggttttcatttttataaataataaaatgaatttccttgGAATTTTCAGGTATTCAAGTGTTCCAAATGCGAATTCTCTTCATACTTCAGGGATATTCTGGACCAGCATATCTACAGAACACATATACAACCAAATCAAGAGTAAGTAGAGAACAATTCAGAATTCAAAATTTAGAATATGTAGTACCTAACTATTTTATACACTTTATGTAaaagaaattcaacaggtgaaaATAATTAGAGGCATGTGTCATATTTAATACATACATTACTTATAATGCTTTCCATACTTTCAATCAATTCTAAACAAATATGTTTATATATCTATGCCAGTACGATGTGGGTGATTGTCTTCCAGAAATCTCTGACGTTACCACATTTTCGTGTCATCGGAAAAATGTGGCTAAcatattttttaaagaaaagCCTCGTGATTGTACTCGTAGATACTCGATAAGCTTCGTTTTGCTGTCAATTTCAAACTTCGATATCCTGATCGTCCCTTCAgtattcaattcattcatttcatcgaAGAATGCACTATCGATCACCATTCTTTTTTTTGTGATGGCCTCTTTCGACGAAGAACGTAAAATTCATTGAACTCGTTGTATGAATAGCTAATATTTCAGTCAAGTCGAAAGATCGCTTCGAATGA includes:
- the LOC123321000 gene encoding uncharacterized protein LOC123321000 — its product is MRIVFNALRCILNEKEEKLWFQALPKVEDDLNNTVNKSTGYAPVVLMKNANKRLTATMNLLSDIVVKPIEVNKGALREKLNVATNHTKKKFDETRKASYPFEVNQKVVMEVTQLSNGGKLKPKFIGPFEIKAVLPNDRYVLKRIGGQNRTTTAGQEQLRIWPEDPCEL
- the LOC123320463 gene encoding uncharacterized protein LOC123320463; translated protein: MEMICCLEEAKTSVDVNKINQPASSLTNTFGKNLGSQQSTPHLSDEEFERILCVEKAKIFAESNKIKQSDYSFSDILGKTSEPQPSPQQNSNEELEIIVRLAEAKIFADSNKICQPDSSLSNNFGMGIESQELSEKVLCSEKASAETNKMYQYDYSLSDDIFGMSLAPQQSTPQLCNEELEMMWRLDETGIFSESNISGNSFESQESAPQLSDEEFERILCVEKAKVSAEGNRMNQSDYSLFDIFGTLELQPSPQQLSNEEMEMILRLEETKSFAESNNINQPDFSLFNKHGVSFESEQSFSQHCEKVLCSEKAKVSSASNNFDNFGMIHGQLTDVEFERILGLGESNVSAESTTQINRSHSDQYMTDWNSQEPIKIDDMFNGHSSHQAPDTQLQNSIISPDSGICDEGLAESDSSSSTPPTYSQIFKVKDHKDQCLQQKECYRTSVPKSTPYVFNTKTIRVYGKIAITK